The Methylomusa anaerophila genome has a segment encoding these proteins:
- the yabG gene encoding sporulation peptidase YabG produces the protein MDIDIGDLVIRKSHGGDIVFKVTEILVDDNQQTHCILRGLHLRLMADAPIDDLQRIDAEHLRKEILQMEKMHNEGLRRVMMRRSIDREQVEMKRSESAKKFSFFDLPGRVLHLDGDKDYLQMCLKTYAQLNIQAAGLWVEETKQPEVVTSLLMQHRPDILVLTGHDAITGNGKKDVSDINNYRNSKNFIAAVTLARVFEPSRDDLVIFAGACQSYFEAILSAGANFASSPNRVFIHAYDPVFIAEKVAFTPINKTVDVSDAIAASVTGVDGVGGVETRGKFRLGMPKTAIKTI, from the coding sequence ATGGACATTGACATTGGCGACTTGGTGATAAGAAAATCCCACGGCGGTGATATTGTATTTAAAGTTACCGAAATATTGGTTGACGATAATCAGCAAACCCACTGTATACTTAGAGGACTTCATCTTAGGCTTATGGCTGATGCCCCTATAGATGACCTGCAACGGATAGATGCCGAGCATCTGCGTAAAGAGATTTTGCAGATGGAGAAGATGCACAATGAGGGACTAAGACGGGTAATGATGCGTCGCTCGATCGACAGGGAACAAGTTGAAATGAAACGCTCTGAATCCGCCAAAAAGTTCTCTTTTTTTGATCTGCCCGGCCGGGTGCTGCATTTGGATGGTGATAAAGACTATTTGCAGATGTGTTTGAAGACTTATGCGCAACTCAACATTCAAGCCGCCGGTCTGTGGGTGGAGGAAACAAAACAACCGGAAGTTGTTACATCTTTATTGATGCAGCACCGGCCTGACATATTGGTGTTGACCGGTCATGACGCCATAACGGGCAACGGGAAAAAAGATGTGAGTGATATTAATAACTACCGTAATTCAAAAAACTTTATCGCAGCGGTCACTCTGGCCCGGGTATTTGAGCCGTCAAGGGACGACCTGGTTATTTTCGCCGGAGCTTGCCAATCTTATTTCGAAGCCATACTAAGCGCCGGTGCTAATTTCGCAAGTTCGCCCAACAGGGTTTTTATTCACGCTTATGACCCTGTGTTTATTGCGGAAAAGGTTGCTTTCACCCCAATCAATAAAACAGTTGATGTCAGCGATGCTATTGCCGCTTCCGTTACAGGGGTTGACGGAGTGGGAGGAGTGGAAACAAGAGGCAAGTTTCGCCTGGGCATGCCCAAGACAGCTATAAAAACTATATAA